The Tenrec ecaudatus isolate mTenEca1 chromosome 6, mTenEca1.hap1, whole genome shotgun sequence genome has a window encoding:
- the LOC142450982 gene encoding olfactory receptor OR9H1-like: MKSELNRNFSALTEFVLLGFRTSPEIQTLLFLLFLLIYMVTVVGNVSMIIVITLDSKLHMPMYFFLRNLSYLDLCYSTVIAPKTLANFLSKDKRISYNGCATQFFFFALFVGTEGFLLAVMAYDRFSAICSPFLYTVRMSQQACVRLVAGSYICGGINSMIQTGFTFSLRFCGENRLDHFFCDVPALIKISCVDTFVNEIVLFILSASIIVATTMIILVSYAYILSTVLKIPSTHGRRKTFSTCTSHITVVSLFYGTVFFMYAQPGAISSPEKSKIVAVFYTLIIPMLNPLIYSLRNREVKNAVRRILFRKIFFN; encoded by the coding sequence ATGAAGAGTGAGCTGAATAGGAACTTTTCAGCATTGACggagtttgttcttctgggattCAGGACATCTCCAGAAATCCAGACGCTTTTGTTTTTACTGTTCTTGCTTATCTACATGGTCACTGTGGTGGGAAATGTCAGcatgatcattgtgatcactctGGACTCCAAACTGCATATGCCGATGTATTTCTTCCTCAGAAATTTATCCTATTTAGACCTGTGTTACTCCACAGTCATTGCTCCCAAAACTCTGGCCAATTTCTTGTCCAAGGACAAGAGGATTTCTTACAATGGCTGCGCAACACAATTCTTTTTCTTTGCTCTCTTTGTCGGGACTGAGGGCTTTCTTCTGGCTGTGATGGCTTATGACCGCTTCTCGGCCATTTGTTCACCTTTCCTGTACACCGTACGCATGTCTCAGCAGGCTTGTGTTCGTCTGGTGGCCGGCTCCTACATCTGTGGAGGCATCAATTCAATGATTCAAACGGGTTTCACCTTCAGTTTGCGTTTCTGTGGTGAAAACAGGCTGGATCACTTTTTTTGTGACGTCCCCGCACTAATCAAGATCTCATGTGTGGACACCTTTGTGAACGAAATTGTGCTCTTTATTCTCTCTGCTTCTATTATCGTTGCTACCACAATGATCATTCTGGTTTCCTATGCTTACATCCTCTCCACTGTCCTGAAGATCCCTTCCACCCACGGCAGAAGGAAGACCTTCTCCACGTGTACCTCTCACATCACCGTGGTGAGTTTATTCTATGGGACGGTGTTCTTCATGTATGCCCAACCTGGAGCTATCTCCTCCCCGGAGAAAAGCAAGATTGTAGCAGTGTTCTACACTCTTATCATTCCTATGCTAAACCCTCTgatttacagtctaagaaacagaGAGGTGAAAAATGCTGTGAGAAGGATattgttcagaaaaatattttttaattga